One window of Centropristis striata isolate RG_2023a ecotype Rhode Island chromosome 21, C.striata_1.0, whole genome shotgun sequence genomic DNA carries:
- the vps25 gene encoding vacuolar protein-sorting-associated protein 25 codes for MSFEWPWQYNFPPFFTLQPNVDTRQKQLAAWCSLALSYCRHHKLYTLDVMEAQESPVFNNKKIERKLSMEAIQVVFEELRKKGNLEWLDKNKSRCLVMWRRPEEWGKLIYQWVSKNGMVNSVFTLYELSNGDDTEGEEFHGLEEWMLLRSLQALQTDGKAELITMDDSKGVKFF; via the exons ATGAGTTTTGAGTGGCCCTGGCAATATAACTTCCCTCCGTTTTTCAC GTTACAGCCCAATGTTGACACGAGACAGAAGCAGCTGGCGGCCTGGTGTTCCCTGGCCCTGTCCTACTGCCGGCACCACAAGCTCTACACCCTGGACGTCATGGAGGCTCAGGAGAGCCCCGTGTTCAACAACAAGAAGATAGAAC GAAAACTGTCAATGGAAGCAATTCAGGTTGTGTTTGAGGAATTGAGGAAAAAAG GGAACCTCGAATGGTTGGACAAAAACAAGTCTCGGTGTTTAGTGATGTGGAGACGACCGGAGGAATGGGGAAAACTAATATACCAGTGG GTTTCCAAAAACGGGATGGTCAACTCTGTGTTTACACTTTACGAGTTGTCTAACGGTGACGACACAGAAGGTGAAG AGTTCCACGGGTTAGAGGAGTGGATGCTGCTGCGCTCGCTGCAGGCGCTACAGACAGACGGCAAAGCGGAGCTCATCACCATGGACGACAGCAAGGGCGTCAAGTTCTTTTGA